TTCATTCAGTGATAGCCCGTCAGACCTCGCCTTGCCGTCAAAGACAACTCGCAGCTTTGTGCTGGTACTTGATGGTTTAAGTACCGCATGGTGTGGAAGATAGTAACTTTGTTGACCCGGCAAGTCGTTCTCTTCACGTATCTCGTGACAATGGCCCAAATCAATATACTCTTGAAGAAAATCTTGATACATATTTCTCATCTCAAGCTTGTTGGATAGTCGCTTTTCGCTAGATAGAAACCTCTTCATTGCCAATGAACGAGAATTTCCTAATTGGTGTATAGATTCACGAAATGGAAGTTGAACGACGAATCGGCCTTCTTCATCTCGTCGATACGTTTCACGGAAATGCTCCTCTATCTCTTGTTCTTCACTTGATGGCTCCTTTTCTTCTGGAAGCTCTTCTTGTTCGAAAAACCGCTGAATGCTCTTCAGCAACGGATCCTCATCAACGGCGCACAACACGTTGACTATTTCGCCTTCAGATTCATCTAGAGCTCCAGCTATGACCCAACCGAACTGTGTCTCGTACATTGTGGGCAGATCATTGGAAAGCCTCAGCTGTGCCTGTTTCAGaatttggaaaaacagctcCGCACCAATCAGTAGATCTACATCCTTGGGTTCGTTGAACTTTGGATCAGCTAACACAAGACCGGGAGGAATTTTCCATTCCGAGTTATTGACTGCAACGGATGGAATCTTTCCTGTTACTTTCGTTACCACCAAACAATCCATAACACTTGCGAATCCAGAATAATCCGATGATATCTTTAGAATCACGTGATGACGAATCTGAGAGCGGACACCTCCCACTCCAATAACAGGAACATTGGCAGGATATTTCGGAAGAGATAGAAGTTTCACTGCAGCTTCAGAAACCAGGTTGACCTGAGAGCCGGAATCAAGGAGAGCCCGCATCTTGAAAATTCTTCCACCTTTTGAAACCACATTCACCAACGCCGTCATCAAAAGCACTTGTTTCACTCGCCGCTGAACGCTAGAGCATGCTGTAGACACAGGATCCTCTGGGAGCACTACTGATACTGTCTTCACCTCAGATGGTTCAGACGATCCACTGGAACCTTGCTGCTTCGGTTCGGAATGAGACATTTGCTCGAAATGCAACATTGTGTGATGTCTTTTGTAACATTTCGAACATGTTTTATCTGATGGACAATTCTTGATTTGATGTCCTTTACGAAGACAGTTGAAGCATAATCCCatctgcttcacttccgccacACGCTCGTCGGTGCTCATGCTCAGAAAGGATGGACACTTGTAGTTGATATGTTGTCCTTTACATATATCACACATTTTCCGTCTGATTGGATGTTACCGGATGAGATGTTCTTGGCGTTGAACTGTTCTTTGCCGGCATAGACCTACTCGCCATCTTGGAGGAAGGAGTTTTGTCCACTTCACACCTTTCTAATACTTGACAataattccggaggaatttcatggTGTCATCGAAATCAGGAAGCTCACCATGATCCATTGTTTGCTCCCATTGTTTTCTGGTTTCACCGTCGAGACACAATGAGAGCAGCTTCACCACGATGAGACCGGCTGTCCCGTCGACTTCTTGATCCATAAACCGCAGCCCTTCCACGTGACGGTTGCAGGTATCGATAAGCGTTCTCAGCTCCTTGTAGCTTTGCTTGGTAACTGGAGTCATTGACAGCAACCCGGAAATGTGAGTGTCGATAATCACCCGTGGATTCTCAAAACGGTCCTTTAGTAACTGCCACGCTTGCTCATAATTATTGTTGTTGATGATTCTTGCATCCAGGATACCGGAGGCTTCACCAATCAACGCCTTGTCCAGATACTGAAGTTTAGTAGCATCTGAATCGCCGCACTTTCCAACTAGATCATTAAAGAGAGCCTTAAACTTTGGCCAACCTTCATAGCTCCCATCAAAGTTGGAATCGGTGTCCTCAGAGGTTGCTGAGTCACGATCACTTGAGGAACTCCACTGTTATTCAAGGAAGGAACAGCACGGAATGAATCTATCAGTTGATTCAACTTTGCCAAAGCATCAGTATGTTGCTCGTCGAACTCTACGAACTTTTTGTCTTGCTCCTCTAGTTGTTCACTGGAACTCAGGCCAATCACAAAATCATGTTTCGCCGTATATTCCGAATAAAGCATCTCCAGTTTCTTTTCATATGCCTTTAGCTGCGACAGACTAGTGGTTTCTGGCATATCCGCTGCTTCCCCCAGCTTTCGAACGATTGTTGTCAATCTCCCTTTCACTTGACCTCGTTGGTGGATTAGCTGCTTCAACTTTTCCATGTTTACAACTTTTCACTTTAGTTCACTAACAAGGGACAATCGTTATTCACTAATATCACTTATTACTCACTATGGGCACCACTGTACTACACTAAAGTTCAATGATGGAAATTTCACTTTGCACTTATCACACTTATTTGACAGTCTCGTGGGGGTCAAAAAATATTCTCAAATGGACTGTATGTTCAGGTTATTATCCGGTTCGGTTTGGACCAATGTTAGATATCAAATTCATTGGAGATAACTCTTTCCGTCAAACGTACTCGAGTTCCTCTTTCGGTAAATGCACTCTCCCAGGAAGTAAAAAAGGATCGCTTACCTTTGCCTGCTGTATACACACCACTGCCACAACTACCGATGTGACGCCTTGCTCCACACTCACACAGCTATCTGCAGCCGTTGCCGACGGTCGTACCCACCAATGACACGACTATCAGCGGTTGAGATGCCGACAGTCTGTGTCCTCCACTGACACAGCTACCAGCGCACACGAAACAACTGCAGAGGGATGCTTGTCCAGTCGGCCACGACGGCAGTAAATGCTCCAGGGGGTAAGGACGGAATACCAGAAGGTACCAGAAAATTACTAATTAACTCTTTGCCCTTTACCCCTGAGCACTGCAATTGACAAAGGCCCACGATGATGACACCACACCTGTTTGCACGGATGTGTAGGAACAAGTTCCAACACGCTTCACCTCAGACAACTCGTTCGCCGATCGGATGTACTGGTCGCCTTGTTGACCAAATCGATTTCCAATCCTCTTCCTCTTGATGAAAACACTACACCTTCTAGGATTTAAATGTTTATTCACACCGAAATTCGATACAAAACTGATGAACAACATAGAAATGACATTTTCTTATATAACGAAAAATATGACAACGGCTGCCAAACATCGGTTTCCGAGGCCACGCCCCTATTACTTTTTACATCAAGGCAGCATCGCCATCCCTTTCGATCGCGCTCGTTGCGTAGACAGACGAAGCCAGGGCCAGTCCACTACTGTTGCTTGGTGACAGCAGTCGCTCACTCTTCTGCACGCGCTCGTCGCGTAcaaacacgtctacacttctacaacggaagcatataatgatgtatccgtgattaatgtcctgaaataccctgttttctaagtatgcgttaatgattttgctgaactagcgtttttttaggtcccacttgccccggggtaccttatgttGGCTATTAagtcagccaaaatgataacaagttcagttatcaatatgtCCGATAACCGGATAACAGAATTTGTCatcaattagttatttatttgtgCTCGGGCGGGTACCGTAAAgttggaggattttttttgttcgggaagAACTACTGCGTTAAtcacattgaacttttgtagtataccagTGTCATTTGCTTAGTGCATGTCTTtttgctccatttctattgagaagaaatgaagtacaGTATACCctcgctgatccgacaaatgtatggccggactatcggggttcctctcgttaatccgactgtcaaatccatacaaatgaaccaaaacaaaatcacagcacaaatttgaaaactgacagcataatgtgtttaaatgggtgttgatactttttaatccggaaaattccgaattagcgagatccggactaacgagtcgtcggattagcgaggtccggataggCGGGGGGATACCGTAGtagttttttatccaaatatttctcaaacttaatgtgaggcctctttagattgaggtaccgctatttatacccttggagatgctgggtcattaggccgaatggtcactaggccgaacggtcattagaccgaatgaGAACTAGGGAgggagaagtgagtagtgcgcaatgaggaagaagtaaaaagaagaagtaaaaagtaagaaggaaaaaggaagaaggaagaaggaagaagaagaaagaagcaagaaggaaaaaggaaaaaggaagaaggaagaagaaagaaggaagaaggcagaaggaagaaaaaataagaaagaatgaggcagaaggaagaagggagaaggaagaaagaaggaagaaaacagagaaaagaaggaagaagaaagaaaacggaagaaagaagaaggaataataaagaaggtggaaggaagaagaaagaaataagaataaagaaggaagaaggaagcaggaaggaggaagaaggaagacggaagaaggaagaaggaagaaggaagaaggaaggaggaagaaggatgaaggaaaaaggaagaaggaagaagcaagcaggaagaaggaagaaggaagaagaaagaaagaaagaagaaagaagaaagaagaaggaagaagcaagaaggaagaaggtcccaggtcccaacgcaccatctgttcgttgatttcaaggcggcatacgacagtatagaccgcgtagagctatggaaaattatggacgagaacagcttccctgggaagcttaccagactgatcaaagcaacggtggatggtgtgcaaaactgtgtgaagatctcgggcgaacactccagttcgttcgaatcgcgccggggactaagacaaggtgatggactttcgtgcctgttgttcaacattgcgctagaaggtgtcatgcggagagccgggtgtaacagccggggtacgattttcaacagatccagtcaatttatttgcttcgcggatgacatggacattgtcggccgaacatttgcaaaggtggcagaactgtacacccgcctgaaacgtgaagcaacaaaagttggactggtggtgaatgcgtcaaagacaaagtacatgcttgtgggcggaaccgagcgcgacagggcccgcctgggaagcagtgttacgatagacggggataccttcgaggtggtcgaggaattcgtctacctcggatccttgctaacggctgacaacaacgttagtcgtgaaatacgaaggcgcatcatctgtggaagtcgggcctactacgggctccagaagaaactgcggtccaaaaagattcaccaccgcaccaaatgtgtcatgtacaagacgctaataagaccggtagtcctctacggacatgaaacatggacaatgctcgaggaggacttgcaagcactcggagtattcgagagacgggtgcttaggaccatctttggcggtgtgcaagaagacggtgtgtggcggcgaagaatgaaccacgagctcgcccagctctacagcgaacccagtatccagaaggtagctaaagccggaagggtacgatgggtagggcatgttgcaagaatgccggacagcaaccctgcaaagatggtgttcgcttccgatccggcaggtacgagacgacgtggagcgcagcgagcgagatgggcagaccaggtgcagaacgacttggcgagcgtggggcgtatccgaggatggagagatgcggcctcgaaccgtgtattgtggcgtcaaattgttgattcagtgttatctgtttagatgtagactaaataaatgaatgaagaaggaagaagggaagaaggaaggaagatggaagaaggaaaaaggatgaaggaagaaagaagaaagaagaaagaagaaagaagaaagaagaaagaagaaggaagaagcaagaaggaggaagggcggaaggaaggaagaaggaagaaggaaaaaggatgaaggaaCAAGGCCAAatggcctaatggcctgacaccttttttgaccatgcatcggtactgaagttcaaacatatttatgcTTCTTTTTAAGAGTTCccaattcgtttttgtacagagatctgatttcattgcgtttgacaTTTTGGATTCTCACCTTTACATAGaactctaatcagtcagagggttcagcagatccaacaaaatcgtatccgcttcttttcTAACTTATGAGCGCTCTGGAACTTGGAGATTAATGTCGTCGGCTCTTACTCTGCACGTAAAATATCTGTAATGCGCTTCGATGAGGCTGACGATTTTGTCCGAAACTTCCCTGCGTCTAAGGGCGTCCAGCATTTTCTTGAAGTagcacgacgtcgaagttgcgggaaggtaattcatcgtagattgtTCTCCTCCAAGTCGTGAAACCtaacgacttgcagttccatgttcctagCCGTGATCCATTATTCGTCACAtaagtcgttgccgattgtatcgtgACGTATTATCTTTTACGTCGTTCGAAATTATTGGATTAATTtatggcttattgggcctgcgcaaacctcctgtctcgtcggagggccgtcgtgtcaggtctgtgtGGTGTCTGTGATGCGCTTTGAGCGGGGGATATgttcgctttggtggagcctgcTCGAGAATACACGTACGCATTGAGttaattctttaatttctcttgaaattccttcaggaactcatTCCAAAAATCCCATTAAAAAACTCTCCccaaatttcttcacgatttcttttgaaaattccttcaaacaaTGATTACCCATAGTCCGGAATTGCCTccgaaactcctccaggaatcctgttggaaatttcttgggaaattatttcggaagttcctccaaatatttttatggaatttttcttggaaatgcttcggaaatttctctagatGTTACTTAAGAACTTCCTTTAGGAATTGCCAcagaaactcctccgggaattcttacggaagttcttcaaggTGTACAACTCATTTAAAAATACCTTTTGAAatctctcaggaattcctccagatgaaCATTCCTTAGAAATCGCATCAGAAACTCCTATAGGAAATCTTTCAAAAGTTCTTCAAGGAGTTACTTTATAAATCACATCTAGAACGCTTTGAAAAAGTCCCCCTAGAATTCCTCAGAGAAGTTATACCGTAAATTCCATCCTAAATTCGTCCAGACATTCCATTGGAAATCTAACCATGTATTCCTTTGGACAttactccaggaactcctcctgaAACTATTTAAGGAATTTGTTAGAATATTGCTAAAATAAATTCCTGCCGTGTTTTTTTCAgagatttttccgggaattctcgTGATATTTCCTCCTACGATttgtttaaaagaaattttctatTCTTGTGAAacccttctaggaattccttagtAAATTCCTTTAGGACTGTGATCCCCAAAATGCGGCCCGCGAAGCCTTTTCCTACGGCCCGCGAAAGGTTTCAGAATATACAATACAAGTGGCCCATTAGAAAACATCACACCAAGGAAAAGCTTTCATCTTGTCCAGTTTTTCGTTGTACTCTGAGCTGGGCATATGTCAAGTTCACATCATTATGATGTTCAAGAAACATATAAATCTAGAATCGTAATGATATCAACatgattaaataattttctcatttcATACTTTGATGGTATTTTGGCTTTTTAATCGAGCTGAATATAGAACGATCTTaggtaaaaattaatgt
The nucleotide sequence above comes from Armigeres subalbatus isolate Guangzhou_Male chromosome 3, GZ_Asu_2, whole genome shotgun sequence. Encoded proteins:
- the LOC134221646 gene encoding uncharacterized protein LOC134221646 gives rise to the protein MLHFEQMSHSEPKQQGSSGSSEPSEVKTVSVVLPEDPVSTACSSVQRRVKQVLLMTALVNVVSKGGRIFKMRALLDSGSQVNLVSEAAVKLLSLPKYPANVPVIGVGGVRSQIRHHVILKISSDYSGFASVMDCLVVTKVTGKIPSVAVNNSEWKIPPGLVLADPKFNEPKDVDLLIGAELFFQILKQAQLRLSNDLPTMYETQFGWVIAGALDESEGEIVNVLCAVDEDPLLKSIQRFFEQEELPEEKEPSSEEQEIEEHFRETYRRDEEGRFVVQLPFRESIHQLGNSRSLAMKRFLSSEKRLSNKLEMRNMYQDFLQEYIDLGHCHEIREENDLPGQQSYYLPHHAVLKPSSTSTKLRVVFDGKARSDGLSLNEVLMVGPKIQK